The Streptomyces cyanogenus DNA segment AAAACAACCCTCTTATCGGTCTCCCCAACCAGCACATCGTGGGCTTAACTTATGTGCCATGACCTCCCCCCGCTCCACTTATGGTGGCGGCTACTACTCCGCCTCCTTCCCGGACACCCCGATCTACGACTCGCTCGTCGCCGAGCGGGGCACCCCGCAGATCGCCCCGATCCGGGTCCCCGCCGCCTACGACACGGGCAGCAGCCTGCCCGCACTGCCGTCGGCCCTCCCCGCCCTCCCGGCGGCCCCGTCCCCGCACGCCCCGGCCTACGGCTACCCGCAGACGCCGCAGCCCGCTCCGCTGCAGCAGGCGCCCACGGCGTACATCCCGCAGCAGGCGAGCGCTCCGCGCGGCTATCCCGGCCAGCAGGCCCCGCAGTATCAGCGGCCGATGGCGCCGGGCAACGGGTACGAGGCCATGCGCCCGGCCGCCCCGCGACCCGCGCCGGCGCCCTACCAGGACCCGTACAACAACCAGCAGTACCGCGGCTACTGACGGCGTGCCCCGGCTGTCGGTGCCGCCTGGCACGATGGACGGCATGGGAAACGCCGAAGTGGACTCGATCCACATCCATCCGGTCAAGGCGTTCCGGGGCATTTCGCCCCGGGAGGCCGTGGTGGAGCCCTGGGGCCTGGCCGGGGACCGACGCTGGACGCTGATCGATCACGGGGGAAAGGTCGTCACACAGCGGGAGCAGCCGCGCCTCGCACTGGCCGCCGCCGAGCCTCTGGCCGGCGGCGGCATTCGTCTGTCCGCGCCCGGCGCCGCCCCGTTGACCGTCGAGGTGCCGGAGCCGACGGTGACCGTGCCGACGAGCGTGTTCGGCACGAAGGTGGAGGGGGTCCCTGCCGACGCGGCCGCGCACGCCTGGTGCAGCGCCTGGCTGGGGGCCGAGGTCCGCCTGGTGCACATGGACGATCCGGCCACCCGCCGTCCCGTCGATCCCGAGTACGCACTGCCGGGCGAGACGGTGAGCTTCGCCGACGGCTACCCCCTGCTGGTCACCACGGTGGCCTCGCTCCAGGCCCTGAACTCCCTGATCGCCGAGGGCCCGAACGCCCACGAGGGACCGCTGCCGATGAACCGGTTCCGGCCCAACGTCGTCGTCGCCGGCACCGAGCCCTGGGCAGAGGACGGCTGGACGCGCATCGCCATCGGTGAGG contains these protein-coding regions:
- a CDS encoding DUF6643 family protein, with amino-acid sequence MTSPRSTYGGGYYSASFPDTPIYDSLVAERGTPQIAPIRVPAAYDTGSSLPALPSALPALPAAPSPHAPAYGYPQTPQPAPLQQAPTAYIPQQASAPRGYPGQQAPQYQRPMAPGNGYEAMRPAAPRPAPAPYQDPYNNQQYRGY
- a CDS encoding MOSC domain-containing protein, whose translation is MGNAEVDSIHIHPVKAFRGISPREAVVEPWGLAGDRRWTLIDHGGKVVTQREQPRLALAAAEPLAGGGIRLSAPGAAPLTVEVPEPTVTVPTSVFGTKVEGVPADAAAHAWCSAWLGAEVRLVHMDDPATRRPVDPEYALPGETVSFADGYPLLVTTVASLQALNSLIAEGPNAHEGPLPMNRFRPNVVVAGTEPWAEDGWTRIAIGEVVFRAPKPSGRCVVTTTDQTTALRGREPLRTLARHRRIGGQLLFGQNLVPLSPGTVRVGDPVRVLE